From the genome of Mercenaria mercenaria strain notata unplaced genomic scaffold, MADL_Memer_1 contig_146, whole genome shotgun sequence, one region includes:
- the LOC128551656 gene encoding medium-chain acyl-CoA ligase ACSF2, mitochondrial-like, with translation MANIYAKSHIGISDYHKEIRVKNIKECVEENSRINPDKEAFVFVSTDGGRQNLTWSVLYERSCAAARSFIRLGVKRKEIVAINLRTCPEWLYATFGAMIAGAIPVSVSFTYTDGSDLVALMQKLQRCSLLIMDPGLDNVNWNIVQKLLDANSGNGAVHSSKLPYLKYLVGVGFEDCLALVKSFHDLLNGTNTDASFPDIETGDVAVMLQTSGSTGVPKLVAHTHASLVSLIGSDMIPLDESYRLFNDRPFNWIGGFPFSVVTGQTRVTILGFCDPSKNRVSFMKEVIEKERCSLIVALPPLMAELARVQDELPSDWPVVGIVTGGQPMTKALTESIGKAGKFLCCVYGTSETIFLTQILITEGDSFTEYACGTPLKMKGIEMKIVDESGKTVPVNTRGEIYVRSPGMFKGYFNDPEKTKAVMTADGWYKTDDIGRMTEKGEFFVEGRKSNMIISGGMNVAPEILEQVMKTFPGVESAVLVPIPDDVYYQVVCACVIKKAGSDITEKLLQKYCEDFHTDKPGLFTVLPKYYLIMEKLPETNTGKTDRKEIERLACSKFR, from the exons ATGGCTAATATTTACGCGAAAAGTCATATTGGGATTTCAGATTATCATAAAGAAATACGTGTTAAGAACATAAAAGAATGTGTTGAGGAGAATTCAAGGATAAATCCAGATAAAGAAGCTTTCGTTTTTGTTTCAACAGATGGTGGAAGACAGAATCTTACATGGTCAGTACTTTACGAAAGATCATGTGCCGCAGCAAGATCATTTATTCGGCTCGGAGTGAAAAGGAAGGAAATTGTTGCCATTAATCTTCGAACATGCCCTGAATGGCTTTATGCGACGTTCGGGGCGATGATAGCAGGCGCGATCCCGGTAAGTGTTTCGTTCACCTATACAGATGGCAGTGACTTGGTAGCGTTGATGCAGAAACTACAACGTTGTTCTCTTCTCATTATGGATCCTGGACTGGATAACGTTAACTGGAACATTGTACAGAAGCTACTTGATGCGAATAGTGGAAATGGAGCGGTTCATTCTTCAAAATTGCCGTATCTTAAGTACCTGGTAGGTGTCGGCTTTGAGGACTGCTTAGCTCTTGTGAAAAGTTTTCATGATTTACTAAACGGAACTAACACCGATGCTTCTTTTCCGGATATAGAAACTGGAGATGTTGCTGTCATGTTACAGACCTCTGGCAGCACGGGAGTGCCAAAACTTGTAGCACATACACACGCATCTCTCGTCTCTCTTATTGGCTCTGACATGATACCTCTTGACGAGAGCTATAGATTGTTCAACGATCGTCCATTTAACTGGATTGGAGGGTTTCCATTTTCTGTTGTGACAGGGCAAACGAGGGTGACAATATTAGGATTCTGCGATCCGTCAAAGAACAGAGTCTCCTTTATGAAAGAGGTCATAGAAAAGGAGAGATGTTCACTGATAGTAGCGTTGCCTCCGCTGATGGCGGAACTTGCACGAGTACAG GATGAGCTGCCTTCTGATTGGCCAGTCGTGGGAATAGTCACGGGAGGCCAGCCAATGACAAAAGCCTTAACGGAAAGCATTGGAAAAGCAGGGAAGTTTCTTTGCTGTGTTTATGGGACATCAGAAACGATATTTTTAACCCAGATTTTGATAACAGAGGGCGACAGTTTTACTGAATATGCATGCGGTACACCGTTAAAGATGAAAGGGattgaaatgaaaattgttgATGAGAGTGGCAAAACAGTACCTGTGAATACAAGAGGTGAAATATATGTTAGATCACCTGGAATGTTCAAAGGGTATTTCAATGATCCTGAGAAAACTAAAGCTGTAATGACTGCCGACGGATGGTATAAAACAGATGATATCGGGCGTATGACTGAGAAAGGGGAGTTTTTTGTTGAAGGCCGAAAATCTAATATGATAATTTCGGGAGGAATGAATGTTGCCCCCGAAATTTTAGAGCAAGTGATGAAAACATTTCCTGGAGTAGAGTCAGCCGTCCTTGTTCCGATACCAGACGACGTTTACTATCAGGTTGTGTGTGCATGCGTTATTAAAAAAGCTGGTAGTGACATCACTGAGAAGCTGCTTCAAAAATATTGCGAAGATTTTCATACAGATAAGCCAGGGCTTTTTACCGTACTACCAAAGTATTACCTGATCATGGAAAAACTGCCAGAAACAAACACAGGAAAAACAGAcagaaaagaaattgaaagacTTGCTTGCAGCAAATTTAGATAA
- the LOC128551655 gene encoding carboxypeptidase N subunit 2-like: MPTFSSLQQHHYYQLRVHFEDNSISYIPAYAFQAPNKLSTNHILLFLSDNQISNLNVDAFLGIENTTFVDLELGNNNLTSVTLAVKQIKHIRLLDLTGNPIHTLDSSVLSPIGHSLEVLELDLSLFSKWPRKFRLLGKMNYQYLKNTPFTHLDKDAFNGFGFGQTPVALEFLGSHLEYFPGAICKLPKLYLLTIDNSPFINDNGYSLFSQCHDQLSGFERLSLTSNNFHSFPDVLRIAPSLTNIRFNKQLQELYLGDTAMKTIPQAILSPPKLSAIDMSNIVKDCTCDLSYLKHWNASALLSDPMCTFPRVTVKQYITTYLQQCP, from the exons ATGCCAACCTTCTCCTCTTTACAACAACATCATTATTATCAGCTGCGAGTGCACTTTGAAGATAACAGCATATCGTACATTCCAGCGTACGCATTCCAAGCCCCTAACAAATTGTCTACAAATCACATACTTCTGTTTCTGAGCGATAATCAAATTTCCAATTTAAATGTTGATGCGTTTCTTGGTATTGAAAACACAACGTTTGTGGATCTCGAACTAGGGAACAACAATTTAACGTCTGTGACGCTTGCAGTGAAACAAATCAAACACATTCGTTTACTTGATTTAACAGGTAATCCTATACATACGTTGGACAGCTCTGTTCTTTCACCAATTGGCCATTCCCTTGAAGTACTAGAACTGGACCTTTCACTGTTCTCAAAATGGCCGAGAAAGTTTCGTCTGCTGGGAAAAATGAATtatcaatatttgaaaaacaCACCGTTTACTCATCTTGATAAAGATGCTTTCAATGGTTTTGGTTTTGGTCAAACACCTGTTGCATTAGAATTTTTGGGttctcatttagaatattttccAGGGGCTATTTGCAAATTGCCAAAGTTGTATTTACTTACAATCGACAACTCTCCATTCATCAATGACAACGGATATTCCCTTTTTTCCCAGTGTCACGACCAGTTATCAGGCTTTGAACGTCTATCACTTACCTCTAACAACTTTCACAGTTTTCCAGACGTTTTGCGAATTGCTCCATCTTTAACAAATATTCGTTT CAACAAACAACTGCAAGAATTATACCTTGGCGATACCGCTATGAAAACGATCCCACAAGCCATTCTTAGCCCTCCAAAATTGTCAGCAATTGACATGAGTAATATAGTCAAAGATTGCACGTGTGATTTGTCCTACTTGAAACACTGGAATGCCTCTGCGTTGCTGTCAGATCCAATGTGTACTTTCCCTAGAGTTACAGTTAAACAATACATTACAACATATTTACAACAATGCCCGTAA